In Ochotona princeps isolate mOchPri1 chromosome 22, mOchPri1.hap1, whole genome shotgun sequence, the following are encoded in one genomic region:
- the NCOA6 gene encoding nuclear receptor coactivator 6 isoform X1 — protein sequence MVLDDLPNLEDIYTSLCSSTEDSEMDFDSGLEDDDMKSDNVLEDSTIFVAFKGNIDDTDFKWKLDAILKNVPNLLHMESSKLKVQKVEPWNSVRVTFNIPREAAERLRILAQSNNQQLRDLGILSVQIEGEGAINLALAQNRNQDVRMNGPMAAGNSVRMEAGFPMAGGPGLIRMTSPAPVMIPPGGNVSSSMLAPGPNPELPPRTPRPASQSDAMDPLLSGLHMQQPSHPSGSLAPPHHPIQPVPMNRQMNPANFSQLQQQQQQQQQQQQQQQQQQLQTRTPQQHQPQQPQGIRPQFTAPAQVPVPPGWNQLPSGALQPPPAQGTLGTMTANQGWKKSPLPGPMQQQLQARPPLATVQTPSHPPPPYPFGSQQASQTHTNFPQMSNPGQFTAPQMKGLQGGPSRVPTPLQQPHLTNKSPASSPSSFQQGSPASSPTVNQTQQPMGPRPPQNNPLPQGFQQPISSPGRNPMVQQGNVPPNFMVMQQQPPNQGPQSLHPGLGGMPKRLPPGFSAGQANPNFMQGQVPSTTAATPGNSGAPQLQANQNVQHAGGQGAGPPQNQMQVSHGPPNMMQPSLMGIHGNMNNQQAGTSGVPQVNLGNMQGQPPQGPPSQLMGMHQQIVSSQGQMGQQQGTLNPQNPMILSRAQLMPQGQMMVNPQNQNLGPSPQRMTPPKQMLSQQGPQMMASHNQMMGPQGQVLLQQNPMIEQIMTNQMQGNKQQFNTQNQSNVMPGPAQIMRGPTPNMQGNMVQFTGQMSGQMLPQQGPVNNSPSQVMGIQGQVLRPPGPNPHLAQQHGDPATTANNDVSLSQMMPDVSMQQTNMVPPHVQAMQGNSASGNHFSGHGMPFNAPFSGAPNGNQMSCGQNPGFPVNKDVTLTSPLLVNLLQSDISAGHFGVNNKQNNTNVNKPKKKKPPRKKKNSQQDLNNPDTRTAGLEDADQQPLPGEQGINLDNSGPKLPEFSNRPPGYPPQPVDQRPLQQMPPQLMQHVAPPPQPPQQQPQPQLPQQQPQPQQQPPPPPGQPQSQQQQQQQQQQMMMMLMMQQDPKSVRLPVSQNIHPPRGSLNTDSQRMPMQQSNVPVMVNLQGSASVPPSPDKQRMPMPVNTPLGSNSRKMMYQENPQNPSNSPLGEMSSLPEVSGSEVPSVSGGPNTMPPHLVVSQSQLMMTGPKPGPSPLSATQGATPQQPPVNSLPSSHAHHFPNVAAPTQTSRPKTPNRASPRPYYPQTPNNRPPSTEPSEISLSPERLNASIAGLFPPQINIPLPPRPNLNRGFDQQGLNPTTLKAIGQAPSNLTMNNPSNFAAPQTHKLDSVVVNSGKQSNSGATKRASPSNSRRSSPGSSRKTTPSPGRQNSKAPKLTLASQTNTALLQNVELPRNVLVSPAPLANPPLPGSFPNNCGLNPPNPVMPVPAVGVGAVLEDNKEGLNVPQDNDCHNSQGRKEQVNSELKAVPAQEVKMIVPEDQSKKDGQPLDPSKLPSVEENKTLVSPAMREAPTSLSQLLDNSGAPNVTIKPPGLAEVEVTPPVVSGEDLKKAPVIPTLQDPSSSKDPPNSLNLPHNNEPCSTLVHPELSEVSSNVAPTLPPVMSRPVSSSSISTPLPPNQITVFVTSNPITTSANTSAALPTHLQSALMSTVVTMPNVGSKVMVSEGQTAAQSNARPQFITPVFINSSSIIQVMKGSQPSTIPATPLTTNSGLMPPSVAVVGPLHIPQNIKFSSAPIPPNVPSSSPAPNVQTGRPLVLNSRATPVPLPSPPCTSSPVVPPHLPAQQVKELNSDETSPQVSTSADQSTLPSSQSTTVVSPLLTNSPGSSANRRSPVSSSKGKGKVDKIGQILLTKACKKVTGSLEKEEQYGADGETDGQGLETPAPGLMGTEQLSTELDSKTPTPPTPTLLKMTSSPVGPGSASTGPNLAGGALPTSVRSIVTALVPSELISAAPTTKSSHSGIASEPPQGGPVEEKVGPHPELLPSIAPSQSLVPKEAPATALQGSVARPELEANAAIVSGQSSEPKEIVEKSKTPSRRNSRTEEPAVTSESVENGHRKRSSRPASASSSTKDVTSAVQSKRRKSK from the exons ATGGTGTTGGATGACCTTCCTAACTTAGAAGACATCTATACTTCTTTGTGTTCATCAACAGAAGACTCCGAGATGGATTTTGACTCTGGATTAGAAGATGATGATATGAAAAGTGATAATGTCTTGGAGGATTCCACGATTTTTGTGGCCTTCAAAGGAAATatagatgatacggacttcaaatgGAAATTGGATGCAATATTGAAGAATGTGCCCAATTTGTTACACATGg AATCCAGCAAGCTAAAGGTACAGAAGGTGGAGCCCTGGAACAGCGTTCGAGTGACGTTCAACATTCCCCGGGAAGCAGCAGAACGTCTGCGGATCCTGGCTCAGAGCAACAACCAGCAGCTTCGGGATCTGGGAATTCTCTCCGTTCAGATTGAAG GGGAAGGTGCTATCAACCTGGCCTTGGCTCAGAACCGAAACCAGGATGTAAGAATGAATGGacccatggcagccggaaattcCGTGAGAATGGAGGCGGGATTTCCCATGGCAGGAGGTCCAG gatTAATAAGGATGACCAGCCCTGCCCCTGTTATGATACCCCCGGGTGGAAATGTGTCATCCTCCATGTTGGCACCAGGCCCCAACCCGGAGCTGCCGCCCAGGACTCCTCGCCCTGCTTCTCAGTCAG ATGCGATGGATCCACTCCTCTCTGGGCTCCATATGCAGCAGCCAAGTCATCCCTCAGGATCTTTAGCTCCTCCTCATCACCCAATACAGCCCGTCCCTATGAACAGACAAATGAACCCAGCTAATTTTTcccaactgcagcagcagcagcaacagcagcagcaacaacaacagcagcagcaacaacaacagttGCAGACAAGAACCCCACAGCAACATCAGCCGCAACAGCCACAGGGAATCCGGCCCCAGTTTACTGCCCCAGCTCAGGTGCCTGTTCCTCCAGGCTGGAACCAGCTGCCTTCTGGAGCCCTTCAGCCTCCTCCAGCCCAGGGCACTCTGGGCACAATGACTGCGAATCAAGGGTGGAAAAAGTCTCCCTTGCCTGGCCCAATGCAACAACAACTGCAGGCAAGACCACCCTTAGCCACGGTACAGAcaccttcccaccctccccctccATATCCCTTTGGCAGCCAGCAAGCTTCACAAACCCATACAAACTTTCCTCAGATGAGCAACCCAGGCCAGTTCACAGCTCCTCAGATGAAGGGCTTGCAGGGAGGACCCTCGAGGGTCCCAACCCCTCTGCAGCAGCCCCACCTCACCAACAAGTCTCCTGCCTCCTCACCCTCCTCCTTCCAGCAGGGATCCCCTGCATCCTCCCCGACGGTTAACCAAACTCAGCAGCCGATGGGACCAAGGCCACCTCAGAATAACCCACTTCCCCAGGGATTTCAGCAGCCCATCAGCTCTCCTGGTCGGAATCCTATGGTTCAACAGGGAAATGTGCCACCTAACTTCATGGTGATGCAGCAGCAACCACCAAACCAGGGGCCACAGAGTTTACATCCAGGACTAGGAG GAATGCCTAAACGCCTCCCACCTGGCTTCTCAGCAGGACAGGCCAATCCGAACTTTATGCAAGGTCAGGTGCCTTCCACTACAGCTGCCACCCCTGGGAATTCCGGAGCTCCTCAGCTGCAAGCAAATCAAAATGTGCAACACGCAG GTGGCCAAGGAGCTGGTCCTCCTCAAAAccagatgcaggtgtcccatggTCCACCAAATATGATGCAGCCCAGCCTCATGGGAATTCATGGCAACATGAACAACCAGCAGGCTGGTACTTCTGGGGTTCCTCAGGTGAACCTGGGCAACATGCAAGGCCAGCCTCCACAAGGCCCACCGTCTCAGCTGATGGGCATGCACCAGCAGATTGTGTCCTCCCAGGGCCAGATGGGCCAGCAACAAGGAACTTTGAACCCTCAGAACCCTATGATCCTTTCAAGGGCCCAGCTTATGCCACAGGGCCAGATGATGGTGAATCCCCAGAACCAAAATCTTGGACCCTCGCCTCAGAGGATGACTCCACCCAAGCAGATGCTCTCCCAACAGGGCCCACAAATGATGGCATCACATAACCAGATGATGGGGCCTCAGGGACAAGTCTTGCTCCAACAGAACCCAATGATAGAGCAGATCATGACCAATCAGATGCAGGGGAATAAGCAACAGTTTAACACTCAGAACCAATCCAATGTCATGCCGGGACCAGCGCAAATTATGAGGGGACCAACTCCAAACATGCAAGGAAACATGGTGCAATTTACAGGACAGATGTCAGGACAGATGCTGCCCCAGCAAGGGCCCGTGAACAACAGTCCATCTCAGGTTATGGGGATTCAGGGTCAGGTCCTGCGGCCCCCAGGGCCCAACCCACACTTGGCCCAGCAGCACGGTGATCCTGCCACTACAGCAAATAATGATGTCAGCTTGTCTCAGATGATGCCTGATGTTAGCATGCAACAAACCAACATGGTCCCCCCCCATGTGCAGGCCATGCAGGGGAACAGTGCCTCAGGAAACCACTTCTCAGGCCATGGGATGCCTTTCAATGCACCTTTCAGTGGAGCACCCAATGGGAATCAGATGTCCTGTGGTCAGAATCCAGGTTTCCCCGTCAATAAGGATGTCACACTAACAAGCCCACTCTTGGTCAACTTACTGCAGAGTGACATCTCTGCAGGCCATTTTGGGGTAAACAATAAGCAAAATAATACCAACGTGAATAAACCGAAGAAGAAGAAACCCCCTcggaagaagaaaaatagtcaGCAAGATCTAAA CAACCCAGATACTCGCACAGCTGGCCTAGAGGATGCAGATCAGCAGCCATTGCCTGGAGAACAGGGGATTAATCTGGACAACTCAGGCCCCAAACTGCCAGAATTTTCGAACCGGCCACCAG GTTATCCTCCTCAGCCAGTTGATCAGAGGCCACTTCAGCAGATGCCTCCGCAGCTCATGCAGCATGTGGCAcccccaccacagccaccacagcagcagccacagccacaattgcctcagcagcagccacagccacagcagcagccaccaccaccccctGGTCAGCCACAgtctcagcagcaacagcagcaacagcagcagcaaatgaTGATGATGCTCATGATGCAGCAAGATCCCAAATCAGTTAGGCTTCCAGTCTCCCAAAATATCCATCCTCCAAGGGGCTCCCTGAACACAGACTCCCAGAGAATGCCCATGCAACAGAGCAATGTGCCTGTCATGGTCAATTTGCAAGGATCTGCTTCCGTTCCACCCTCACCTGATAAACAAAGAATGCCAATGCCTGTAAATACTCCTTTGGGAAGCAATTCAAGGAAAATGATGTACCAGGAGAACCCACAGAACCCTTCCAACTCGCCACTGGGAGAGATGTCTTCATTGCCCGAAGTGAGTGGCAGTGAAGTACCATCTGTCTCAGGAGGCCCAAATACCATGCCTCCACATCTGGTAGTCTCCCAGAGTCAGTTAATGATGACAGGGCCGAAACCCGGACCATCGCCTCTTTCAGCAACTCAAGGTGCAACTCCCCAGCAGCCCCCTGTGAACTCCCTGCCGAGCTCACATGCCCACCACTTTCCAAATGTGGCTGCCCCAACCCAGACATCCAGACCTAAAACCCCAAACAGAGCCAGTCCCAGACCCTATTATCCTCAGACACCCAATAACCGCCCTCCCAGTACAGAGCCTTCAGAAATCAGCCTGTCACCAGAAAGACTCAATGCCTCCATAGCAGGGCTCTTTCCTCCACAGATTAATATTCCTTTACCTCCTAGGCCAAATTTAAACAGGGGTTTTGATCAACAGGGCTTAAATCCAACAACTTTGAAGGCCATTGGACAAGCACCTTCAAATCTCACCATGAATAATCCTTCCAATTTTGCTGCTCCACAAACTCACAAATTAGATTCTGTGGTGGTGAACTCTGGAAAGCAGTCTAATTCTGGAGCAACAAAACGGGCAAGTCCGAGTAACAGCCGCAGGTCTAGTCCTGGGTCCAGTAGAAAAACTACCCCAAGCCCTGGGAGGCAAAACTCAAAAGCCCCTAAACTTACCCTAGCTTCCCAAACAAACACAGCCCTGTTGCAGAACGTGGAATTGCCGAGAAATGTGCTGGTCAGTCCCGCTCCTCTGGCCAATCCCCCTCTGCCGGGAAGCTTTCCGAACAACTGTGGCCTGAACCCTCCAAATCCCGTCATGCCAGTGCCTGCAGTGGGTGTGGGGGCAGTCCTGGAAGATAACAAGGAAGGCTTGAATGTGCCTCAGGACAATGATTGCCATAATTCCCAGGGCAGGAAAGAGCAGGTGAACAGTGAGCTAAAAGCAGTCCCTGCCCAAGAAGTTAAAATGATTGTCCCTGAAGATCAGTCCAAAAAGGATGGGCAACCTCTGGATCCCAGCAAACTTCCCAGTGTTGAAGAGAACAAAACTTTGGTGTCTCCTGCCATGAGGGAAGCACCAACATCACTGAGTCAACTGCTTGACAACTCTGGAGCTCCTAACGTGACCATCAAACCCCCTGGGCTTGCAGAAGTGGAAGTAACACCTCCAGTAGTTTCTGGGGAGGACCTCAAAAAAGCACCTGTCATTCCCACACTACAGGATCCGTCATCTTCTAAAGACCCCCCTAATTCCCTCAATTTACCTCACAACAATGAGCCGTGTTCAACACTTGTGCATCCAGAATTGAGCGAGGTCAGTTCTAATGTTGCACCAACCCTCCCTCCAGTAATGTCAAGACCTGTCAGCTCCTCCTCCATTTCCACTCCTTTACCCCCAAATCAGATAACTGTGTTTGTCACATCCAATCCCATCACAACTTCAGCTAACACATCAGCAGCTCTGCCAACTCACTTGCAGTCTGCTTTGATGTCGACGGTTGTCACGATGCCCAATGTGGGTAGCAAGGTTATGGTTTCTGAGGGACAGACAGCTGCTCAGTCTAATGCCCGGCCTCAGTTCATTACACCTGTCTTTATCAATTCATCCTCAATAATTCAGGTTATGAAAGGATCACAGCCAAGCACAATTCCTGCAACCCCACTGACCACCAACTCTGGCCTGATGCCTCCGTCCGTCGCAGTCGTCGGTCCTTTACACATACCTCAGAACATAAAGTTTTCTTCTGCTCCTATACCACCTAACGTACCCTCTAGTAGTCCTGCTCCAAATGTACAAACAGGACGACCGTTGGTCCTTAATTCACGAGCCACTCCCGTTCCGCTTCCTTCTCCCCCTTGTACATCTTCTCCAGTTGTCCCTCCTCATCTGCCTGCCCAGCAAGTAAAAGAATTGAATTCCGATGAGACCAGTCCTCAGGTGAGCACCTCAGCAGATCAGAGCACTCTGCCCTCTTCACAGTCAACCACGGTGGTTTCTCCCCTTTTGACCAACAGCCCAGGCTCGTCTGCCAACCGGCGAAGCCCAGTCTCATCTAGTAAGGGGAAAGGAAAAGTGGACAAAATTGGCCAGATTTTGCTGACCAAGGCCTGTAAGAAAGTTACAGGCTCTCTTGAGAAAGAAGAGCAATATGGTGCAGATGGAGAGACTGACGGCCAAGGGCTGGAGACCCCGGCTCCAGGACTCATGGGAACAGAACAGTTATCCACTGAGCTGGACAGTAAAACCCCAACGCCTCCAACACCCACTCTGCTAAAAATGACCTCTAGCCCTGTGGGCCCAGGCTCTGCCTCAACAGGCCCCAATTTAGCTGGCGGTGCTCTCCCTACCAGCGTACGCTCAATAGTAACCGCTCTAGTGCCCTCTGAGCTCATCTCTGCAGCACCAACCACAAAAAGCAGTCACAGTGGCATAGCGTCTGAGCCACCTCAGGGTGGTCCAGTGGAGGAGAAGGTGGGACCCCATCCAGAACTTCTACCCAGCATAG
- the NCOA6 gene encoding nuclear receptor coactivator 6 isoform X8: MVLDDLPNLEDIYTSLCSSTEDSEMDFDSGLEDDDMKSDNVLEDSTIFVAFKGNIDDTDFKWKLDAILKNVPNLLHMESSKLKVQKVEPWNSVRVTFNIPREAAERLRILAQSNNQQLRDLGILSVQIEGEGAINLALAQNRNQDVRMNGPMAAGNSVRMEAGFPMAGGPGLIRMTSPAPVMIPPGGNVSSSMLAPGPNPELPPRTPRPASQSDAMDPLLSGLHMQQPSHPSGSLAPPHHPIQPVPMNRQMNPANFSQLQQQQQQQQQQQQQQQQQQLQTRTPQQHQPQQPQGIRPQFTAPAQVPVPPGWNQLPSGALQPPPAQGTLGTMTANQGWKKSPLPGPMQQQLQARPPLATVQTPSHPPPPYPFGSQQASQTHTNFPQMSNPGQFTAPQMKGLQGGPSRVPTPLQQPHLTNKSPASSPSSFQQGSPASSPTVNQTQQPMGPRPPQNNPLPQGFQQPISSPGRNPMVQQGNVPPNFMVMQQQPPNQGPQSLHPGLGGMPKRLPPGFSAGQANPNFMQGQVPSTTAATPGNSGAPQLQANQNVQHAGGQGAGPPQNQMQVSHGPPNMMQPSLMGIHGNMNNQQAGTSGVPQVNLGNMQGQPPQGPPSQLMGMHQQIVSSQGQMGQQQGTLNPQNPMILSRAQLMPQGQMMVNPQNQNLGPSPQRMTPPKQMLSQQGPQMMASHNQMMGPQGQVLLQQNPMIEQIMTNQMQGNKQQFNTQNQSNVMPGPAQIMRGPTPNMQGNMVQFTGQMSGQMLPQQGPVNNSPSQVMGIQGQVLRPPGPNPHLAQQHGDPATTANNDVSLSQMMPDVSMQQTNMVPPHVQAMQGNSASGNHFSGHGMPFNAPFSGAPNGNQMSCGQNPGFPVNKDVTLTSPLLVNLLQSDISAGHFGVNNKQNNTNVNKPKKKKPPRKKKNSQQDLNNPDTRTAGLEDADQQPLPGEQGINLDNSGPKLPEFSNRPPAPSQSLVPKEAPATALQGSVARPELEANAAIVSGQSSEPKEIVEKSKTPSRRNSRTEEPAVTSESVENGHRKRSSRPASASSSTKDVTSAVQSKRRKSK, translated from the exons ATGGTGTTGGATGACCTTCCTAACTTAGAAGACATCTATACTTCTTTGTGTTCATCAACAGAAGACTCCGAGATGGATTTTGACTCTGGATTAGAAGATGATGATATGAAAAGTGATAATGTCTTGGAGGATTCCACGATTTTTGTGGCCTTCAAAGGAAATatagatgatacggacttcaaatgGAAATTGGATGCAATATTGAAGAATGTGCCCAATTTGTTACACATGg AATCCAGCAAGCTAAAGGTACAGAAGGTGGAGCCCTGGAACAGCGTTCGAGTGACGTTCAACATTCCCCGGGAAGCAGCAGAACGTCTGCGGATCCTGGCTCAGAGCAACAACCAGCAGCTTCGGGATCTGGGAATTCTCTCCGTTCAGATTGAAG GGGAAGGTGCTATCAACCTGGCCTTGGCTCAGAACCGAAACCAGGATGTAAGAATGAATGGacccatggcagccggaaattcCGTGAGAATGGAGGCGGGATTTCCCATGGCAGGAGGTCCAG gatTAATAAGGATGACCAGCCCTGCCCCTGTTATGATACCCCCGGGTGGAAATGTGTCATCCTCCATGTTGGCACCAGGCCCCAACCCGGAGCTGCCGCCCAGGACTCCTCGCCCTGCTTCTCAGTCAG ATGCGATGGATCCACTCCTCTCTGGGCTCCATATGCAGCAGCCAAGTCATCCCTCAGGATCTTTAGCTCCTCCTCATCACCCAATACAGCCCGTCCCTATGAACAGACAAATGAACCCAGCTAATTTTTcccaactgcagcagcagcagcaacagcagcagcaacaacaacagcagcagcaacaacaacagttGCAGACAAGAACCCCACAGCAACATCAGCCGCAACAGCCACAGGGAATCCGGCCCCAGTTTACTGCCCCAGCTCAGGTGCCTGTTCCTCCAGGCTGGAACCAGCTGCCTTCTGGAGCCCTTCAGCCTCCTCCAGCCCAGGGCACTCTGGGCACAATGACTGCGAATCAAGGGTGGAAAAAGTCTCCCTTGCCTGGCCCAATGCAACAACAACTGCAGGCAAGACCACCCTTAGCCACGGTACAGAcaccttcccaccctccccctccATATCCCTTTGGCAGCCAGCAAGCTTCACAAACCCATACAAACTTTCCTCAGATGAGCAACCCAGGCCAGTTCACAGCTCCTCAGATGAAGGGCTTGCAGGGAGGACCCTCGAGGGTCCCAACCCCTCTGCAGCAGCCCCACCTCACCAACAAGTCTCCTGCCTCCTCACCCTCCTCCTTCCAGCAGGGATCCCCTGCATCCTCCCCGACGGTTAACCAAACTCAGCAGCCGATGGGACCAAGGCCACCTCAGAATAACCCACTTCCCCAGGGATTTCAGCAGCCCATCAGCTCTCCTGGTCGGAATCCTATGGTTCAACAGGGAAATGTGCCACCTAACTTCATGGTGATGCAGCAGCAACCACCAAACCAGGGGCCACAGAGTTTACATCCAGGACTAGGAG GAATGCCTAAACGCCTCCCACCTGGCTTCTCAGCAGGACAGGCCAATCCGAACTTTATGCAAGGTCAGGTGCCTTCCACTACAGCTGCCACCCCTGGGAATTCCGGAGCTCCTCAGCTGCAAGCAAATCAAAATGTGCAACACGCAG GTGGCCAAGGAGCTGGTCCTCCTCAAAAccagatgcaggtgtcccatggTCCACCAAATATGATGCAGCCCAGCCTCATGGGAATTCATGGCAACATGAACAACCAGCAGGCTGGTACTTCTGGGGTTCCTCAGGTGAACCTGGGCAACATGCAAGGCCAGCCTCCACAAGGCCCACCGTCTCAGCTGATGGGCATGCACCAGCAGATTGTGTCCTCCCAGGGCCAGATGGGCCAGCAACAAGGAACTTTGAACCCTCAGAACCCTATGATCCTTTCAAGGGCCCAGCTTATGCCACAGGGCCAGATGATGGTGAATCCCCAGAACCAAAATCTTGGACCCTCGCCTCAGAGGATGACTCCACCCAAGCAGATGCTCTCCCAACAGGGCCCACAAATGATGGCATCACATAACCAGATGATGGGGCCTCAGGGACAAGTCTTGCTCCAACAGAACCCAATGATAGAGCAGATCATGACCAATCAGATGCAGGGGAATAAGCAACAGTTTAACACTCAGAACCAATCCAATGTCATGCCGGGACCAGCGCAAATTATGAGGGGACCAACTCCAAACATGCAAGGAAACATGGTGCAATTTACAGGACAGATGTCAGGACAGATGCTGCCCCAGCAAGGGCCCGTGAACAACAGTCCATCTCAGGTTATGGGGATTCAGGGTCAGGTCCTGCGGCCCCCAGGGCCCAACCCACACTTGGCCCAGCAGCACGGTGATCCTGCCACTACAGCAAATAATGATGTCAGCTTGTCTCAGATGATGCCTGATGTTAGCATGCAACAAACCAACATGGTCCCCCCCCATGTGCAGGCCATGCAGGGGAACAGTGCCTCAGGAAACCACTTCTCAGGCCATGGGATGCCTTTCAATGCACCTTTCAGTGGAGCACCCAATGGGAATCAGATGTCCTGTGGTCAGAATCCAGGTTTCCCCGTCAATAAGGATGTCACACTAACAAGCCCACTCTTGGTCAACTTACTGCAGAGTGACATCTCTGCAGGCCATTTTGGGGTAAACAATAAGCAAAATAATACCAACGTGAATAAACCGAAGAAGAAGAAACCCCCTcggaagaagaaaaatagtcaGCAAGATCTAAA CAACCCAGATACTCGCACAGCTGGCCTAGAGGATGCAGATCAGCAGCCATTGCCTGGAGAACAGGGGATTAATCTGGACAACTCAGGCCCCAAACTGCCAGAATTTTCGAACCGGCCACCAG